The DNA region TGATGCTTCCCTAAAAAAGACATTACAGGAGGTAAATGTTACCTGTCATTTGGCCAGATGGCCACATGGTTGTAGATGTAGTAGGTAAGATGGTTTGGCACAAGGTCTTTACCAGACACTCTCAGATCCACTGGGTACCAGTATTCAAACTCTGCCCGAAGTTTGTCAAGGGTGGCTTTGGGGACGGGAAGGTTTTTGTAAGGAGTGTCCTTAAAAAAGACATAGTCCCAAACTTCTGGGGTCATCTGTTCTGGTctgaaatgtaaacattttcacaAATCTTTAGTGGACGGAAAAGATTGCAAAAAGTTTTACATCATGTCTACTTTGTGTTCTTTATGAACATGTATTTGAATCTAAGAAATATACTTGTATTTGAATGATTAGTACAAGTCTTTAAGAGAAAATTTTTACTTGATGTTGGCAGGGCTTTTCCCACTGCCATCAAACACCCCTCCCTGTAGAAAGTGTGCCACTGTGTAGTAGGCCATGTAGATGGTTGAGTCAGACAGGGACTCAACCAGATACTGGGGGTCCCATGGGATTCTGGAgcctgaaaaacaaaacaaaatgtaaattttcagtACTTCAAATTACAGTATATTACCTCACCGTCAATCTTCCATTCACCGTCCAAACTTTAAAGTTCTGCACACatcgcaatttttttttaaacagctgTAGACATCAATGATTACCACTGCATTCACAGACAAGTACAGTGGTAAGAGTTGAGTCTGTTGATTTAGCATCGCCACAATTTGACCAACTGATAAAAACCAGCatcacagtacaagggatgcaattttatgaaaactttttttttttattttaagtctTACTCCAATAATCTTGCTTCAATTAAAATGTATTACCCAATCCATAAGATCTGGAGCAGGCATGCTCATGCAGCCAGTCCAAAGTGGCCAGGAAATTTTTGCGAACATCATCAGAGTACGTCTCCACTTGACTCAAAGCCTTGGTAGCCAACTGTTTCCATTTCTCTTCTCCATATTCCAAGTACCTGTGATAAAAGTGTTTCAATATGAAATCCTAATATAACATGTACATTCTTTACATGTAGCATCATTTAAGAGATTTCcccaaaaattaaaagaattttgcCAGAAATAAAATCTTTGTATACTATTAACATGTATAACATGTACCACTGATCACAAAGGGCCACAACACATTCGTCATTGGAGCGAGATATCACAGTTTTCTCAGGTTCCATGTATTTCACAGCTTCACCCTGACAAGAAGAGcatcaataaatattataaGGATGCTTAAGTCAAGTGATCCAGATGCAGCATATTTCTAAATGCAAATTTCCATGCATCAATAATTACTACATAGAAACACAGCCAAACCTTGATATCTCAAACTCAACTGGCATGGAAAAACCTTCCATGATTTTCAAGATTGGAGTTTCAACATATTGAGGTTGAATACACATAGAAACAGAACTTTCAGCTCTCTTTGCATATCCATGGCACTGAAGATATCAGTGCTCAATGTATCAAAGcttgatttaaataatatgaatGAAGAATAAATTTCAGACACTTACAGCATCAATCATTTTCTGTTGAATGGGTTTCTTCACATCCTGAACTTTTTGTCCTTCAAACCCTTTCACAATCATCAcctaaaaaataagaaataaattgaagcaatacatgtacctgtacattTCCTTTTAGATTACCAGTACACTAAGGTAAGAAAACATAATGATAAAATGTATGTCTATGTCTTGTTCCCAGTGTACCACACTAGGATAAGATCACATACACAAATTCTATTGCACAGGGTTCCAAGCTCTCAGATCTATGACAAACCTAGGCTTAAACAACTGTGCCTTGTTTTGAAACCaattaaaatttgtacatatagCATACTTTATATGATACCAGTACACATGTGTATCTATCATTTAATGGTGAATAAGAAGCAGCCTGGAAAGGCTTAAATATGATTACTAcaaaatactgtggtttcattaattttcgtgggtattaattttcgtggattttctaaaaaccacagtttcaaggatacgtaatttcgtggccaatgatccaatcattaaaaatgttagttgaaattgaacttcaatgaacatttaatttcgtggatcaacttaacaacgaaatccacgaaaattggtattcaacgaatattaatgaaaccacagtaggtCTATCACAAGTAAATCAATTCACATTTCCACATTCATTTACCTACCCCTTCATAGAAGCCTTTGAGGTAGACTTGTTCCTTTGCCTCCTGTAGCTTGTCCCTGTCATTCTGACTCTGGATCTTCAGTCTCTCACACACAGTGACAGCAGATAAGGTGCCGTAGTCTGGTACATCAATAATTGGCACCTGTGTCAAAAAAATGCAAGTTACTGTTTGCttcattgtaaatttatttcttcataagcaaaaaaaaagaaagaaatcctTATTTCATATCACAAACCGAAAACTCTAACGAACTAGCAAGTACCGAtagtttttaattcatttattaacaaaatagaCTGATATTTTACATCTAAGGATTCAACTCACTGGTTCATATGGTAGCACCATCTCCGACTTAATGCCATACTTTTCTCTAAATggctgaaaaacaaaaatagaagcAGATATAGAATTATACTGGATATCAGCCAGTTCATTAACAGTGAAGAGAAAAGCCCCAAAAATGATCTGTATCTTGAGTGGTTTAAACTTGAGTCCTGTATTTGGAGtacaagtttttttctaaagatgGATTTGTCTAGCACAAGCTACCAAGCATAACTCATCAGTTAGAAAAGCAGCCTGAGTTGGGtgcttaaaacaaatatataaatggaTAATCTTAAATTTCAGCGAAAAAATAATACCTATATCTCTTCCTGAAAAGGAAATCATAAAACCGCTGACATTAACTTTTAATATGAAGAGTTTTGACAGTCTGGGCATGAGAGTTTAATCTCTTACAAGAACGTTGCTAGAACTGACAGAATAAGATTACCAATTATAGACTAgacccaatattttttttattctatttacaaaatatttattaaaatgttaccatttccttaataaatatacatttgtcTTAATTTCTAATATCTACCTAAAATACAAAGAACAAAtcctgaatatatatattttgaattcacaagtatatttcaacaaacttgggagtgtttttataattaaaatgcaagttcaaagttttagaaataaGATGCAAATTCATGCACTTTTCAAAATCACCATGAAGACATTGTACAAAGATACAACTAATTTTATGTATATGAGGAGAATTCACTTTTATTGTACTTTATTTTTACTTCTAAATGTCCAATGAAAATTCTTGCATCTGGTAAATAGTAAAAGACATGTAAAAACTGTATCTAAAGTGGTTAAACCTGAGTTCCTTAAAAGGACTACAAGTTTTTTCTAAAGATAGATTACTCTTGCACAAGCTACCAAGCAACTTGTCAAAGTGATAAGCAGCCTGAATTTAGTGCATATCAGCTACATGTAGTTCATTCTAGCACAGATAAAATAAACATCTTACTCTAATAGTTAGATGGAAATTAGAGTTcgaagaaatatttaaaaataggatCAGTAAGAAACATTTAAGGAAAAAACTTGAAGAGCTCATGGCTCAGTAGTCATAGGCCTTAGGCCAGTAATCCAAAAGTCGCTGGTTCAAACCAGTGGTCTGGTCTGATCCCAGCGGAGTCGTAGACTCTCAACTGTTTAGCACCATGGAAACCGGGGATAAGCCCCAGCTTTATACGCCTTCATGGctcaaagaaatattttaagtttCAGAAACACTTGaaagtatttatttcaagtcGCTAGAACTCTAGGTGCTGAACATAAAATCTGAAAATCATTGGCATGTTTTATTCTCCAGCCACATTTGCAAGCATTACCTGTTTGTTTTTCAAATCCCTCAGGGCAGCAAAATCGTCTGGAGCATCTGATGGTACACTAGTTACAACACCCGTTCCTGTTAACATCATCAACATTTTTGTTCAAGAACAAAGAACATTGTTAACAATGAAAATCAAGTTAGAAAAATCATCTAGACCCTATTTTTGAATGTAAAACATCTTTTAAATCAGGAGCTTACTTCAACCAACGGAATATCTGATTGATAAGTATATGACCGTGATTCAGCCTTGATATAACCTATATATACTGTTGCTACACTTTACCTTTGTCTGCTTTGATGGTCAGCATTGGGAGGGTGTAGATCGTCTTGTAGGAAGTGAGTGGTCCTGACAGAGCTATCCCCATTATGTCCTACCAACAAATGCAACATCATTTTTAACAGggacaaaaattatttcttaattgCAGCATCCATCAATCCTGCACTAATCATATGAAGAGACACTTTTCCTGCTGCTCCTACTTGTAACGTTATTTTCTATTGGACCACTCACCTGACCAATCAAATCTGCCACCACATCCACTTTCCCCTCCACCTTACAGAAACCCTGATAACACATGTTTCTGGCAGCCCTCATGGTGGACACGAAGATTTCCCCACTAGCCAGACGGTGAGCCACATATTTCATGTCAGGTCTGATCCAAACATTGGTCTGCCCAAACATGGTTTCTGGTCTTAGGGTGGCAGCCACTAAGAAAATGTTACTTCCTTTTAATTTGctgtaaaataaatcaaaaattcaaattttttccagaaaaactgagaaaaaattcagtatatCATATTCTCTCTTAGGTATTTTCAAAATCACTACAAgatgctacatgtatttcttattttattaatgaaacAATTGGAATCAAAGACCAGATAATAGCATTATTGCTAAAATTATACTCAGACCTTTATCAAATTCATAATTACTCTAGAATTCTAAGCTCAGACCAAAATAATAACTACTGTAAAGTGATGACAATAATACTACATTATATATCAATGAACAACATTAGAGTATGTTCTCAGTGGACTCAAATTGTTCTAATCATATTACGTAAGTAATTCAGTGACCCGAACACAAGTTGTCATCATAGAACACACTCATTTGttgcaaataaaatttcaactgATAATATACAAGGgttctgaaatattttaatatatcaaacaattttgtaGGATTGTTCTGTAATTAGAAACAGACAAAGTGAAAATAATCTAAGTAAATATATAACACCCTTTAAACAAGCACACAactatgaaaatcaaatttaaggCAAGAAAAAGGTTGATGGAAAGTGACTACATTTCATTGTTAAGATAAGTCAAAATTGGTGTGTTATAGTTAATCATtattttgggttgtttttttttaaataagtgcATTTACTGTATTACTTGAAATCATACAATATAAGATAAGGAAAGTATCTAACATCTGCAGATTATCTCTGAATATGCCTTCAAATTTTTACTCAATATGGGGTTAGAACAGCCTTGGTTTTAAGTTAAGATTGGAGTTTGATCTCAGTAGGACTCAAAAGTGTTCTTATCACAGACAGTTCAGTGTCCCGAACACTTGTTCTGTCATCACAGATCATACCCAACAGTTGATTTCTgatctacatgtactaaaaatgggggtttcttcttttttttaaaacacatattctagtacagaaattcaaattacatgTCACATACCTGAGTTTTGGAGGGTACGGTTCATTTACTTTCAGTTTAATCAGAGTGTATTCCTGTGGACCAACTCCCTATAAAAGCAAGGAAACACATTAgaacaatttaattattaaacctatgataaaggtacatgtacatgtatctacataaAAATTTTCTTGTGTCATCAACTTCTTTGTTAAGTTGAAAATTTTGACTGCCCTCCCtatttattcatgtacatttacattggTTGTAGAAGTCGTGAAACATGTACTATTTTGCTGTATGCTAAGTACACATAGCAAGAAAAGTTTGGGGTTCAAATAAAGACATGTCTTTTATATCTGTGTCCCAGATGGTGTATCCCTCAATAACTAATTTTGCTGTTAAGCTGTGTAATCCTCAGTAAGACTAATCAAAAATATCACTGGTATTCATCCAAAAGGCTTGTGTTTTCATCATTAGATTACACCTTACAGCCAACAATACAGagaaaaatcaagattaaaaaatttttctcgtttttttttatcttttagcAAATACAGAAAAAGGAATTGGAACATCCATTCAAGTGTTTTCATGTGCGACGTTACAGATATTGTAGTTAAATAAGTTAACTTTATAactctttctgctttaaaattgaatttctaataaaatttgataGAAGAAAGAATTAAACCGGGGTGAATGGCAAAGTTATATCTTTACAGTTCATTACAAAACATCAGTACTTGTAATGATGACtgttttataataaaatctcAAAGTGATTTGATTGAATGTGGATTTATAAATAACTAAGTAGTTAATGCTtacatttttgtaccaatcaatgtaaaaataaattccttttttacaaaatgaaataaacatgcacacataatttaataagaaattaaaaatgcaataaaattgaCTTCCGCAACATAAGATTTTGATCAAACCAATATTTCTCAAGGAGTTGTGTAATTCTCAGGAAGACTTATCAATGATAAAATCATTGTGTTTCATTAATAGGCATTTGTCATCATTAAATTACACACATCTCCTCAATGTTAACATTCCATAATTTTTCCATAAAAATTGCAACGTattcataatataaatgaaCATGTACCTCTCCACTCTGTCTGTCGTGGTCCATACAGGGTTGCCCATCCTTTGGGGAGAAGATGGTGTGTCTGGAAAACATTGTATTTTAGTTTGGACAGGGTAAAAATGAGCAATTCAACAACCAGCAGTGAATCATAATGAAGCCATTTATGATTTAAACGGTGAAGTATAATGTAGTCATTCAAGACAGTGAATGATAGTGTGGCCATTTAAGTATAATGTGGTTGTTCAAGACAGAAACAGTGAATTATAGTGTGGCCATTTATGATATAAACATTCATCTTCAAGATAATCATAATATATTTAATCATTCTCCAAAAATTCCTAGATCTGCAAGTTTTTATTCTTACCCCCAAGGACTTACCTTTTACCAAACTTGATCTTGTTCCTCTCTTTAAGCCTTAGGAACTGCCATCTGACGAAGGAGTCATAATAAGGGTTAGCATCAGTGGTTAGGAAGCTTCTCCTCCAGTCCACCTACAACACACAAGCTGTCATAAAACTACAagcaaaaaattaatatctgagattttattgcaataaatagttttttCAAACAAAGATTACATTTTAAATCCATAAAGCCTATAATTTACCCCATCTCCCCAAAAACATTCAATATGATCTGGTGAATAGGGGAGGCTGAAGTGAATAAAAcctaaaatattgaaatcttattgtaaaagcATACAGGCACATGTACAAATGCATCCATTATATGGATTTGTCTTCCATGCTTACCTTGATTCCCATCTTTCTGAGATCTTCCTTACAATGGGGAGGAAAGTACTTGAGCCAGTGAGCTGGGTCGGCGAAATCTTTAATTTCTTCATCTTTCAGACCGAGAGACTTCATAATCTGCCACTGGTACTTCATTCCCCCAGTTTTTGCCTTTAGTTTACTCTACAATATTCAAGAAAGTAATATTCACTTAGGCGCTCAAAGAAATGgccagctttttttttttttagtaattaactttttgtaaaagtgaagtatttttataaaatattgtgaGTAAAAATGTGTGATTTTCTCTAAATCTGGTATTCCTTACTTTTTTGCCCTTGGACTTGTCTTTAATTGTGACCTCCTTCTCTTCTTCTGGTTCCCCCTCTTCTTTCTCTGGTGGGAACTCCGGGGGATACCCATAATCTGCCATCTCCCGAGTCAGTTTGTCCGCACTGGCCTTTGAAAAAGTAAGCCAACAGAAATACACATCAACAGagataaaattatgattttgagAAATGCTAATAGGTTTATCTTGAGGTAGTGTTGACTGTAATATAGGAAACACATTGCAAAGGatctaaagaaaatttcaacATGCATTTTTAGCcaggctctgctgaaagcagagtcctggctgtaggcaggcaaatcgccaatgttactgtaaatagcacaacttcaaaagtaaacaaaaaaccaaacagcgtcaaagtaaaagcttccgctataccaaatagttacacaaagagccacattttgtcaaaagtgttggcattttgttgtttttttaatttctaaataatcttttttagtttacttattaataacatgttttaagaacaagactatgcatattggacacatacaatgcgcatgaatttccatgaactactttgctgcgcgttgaagaaatggggattgaatatataacgcttgttgcaatattcaaggcagcaactgttgaacttttttctactagacagacatatttttgtttatagccgcttacaaaatttagtcgctctctgacgctttgccgacattaaaagcatgagagacagagagattttcagtctttacaacacaatatgcacaaagacacaccaaaagagcctggctttcagtactttgatttaattttgttatcatTTGTTCACAATGTGTACAACATTATTTCAATGTGTGATCATTATAAGCATCTGCTGTCAGACTTTCATTGGGAAAGTAGAACAGTTcaggaaacaaaaaaattcttcaacacaattatgtttatttgtgaaaaaattaattacctTTATTGGCATTCCAGAGCAATGGAGACCAAAgggaaacaaacattttttgccTTGAAGTCTTTGAAATCCAACCCCAAACTGAAAGTAATAGGacaattatatgtaaaaaagatCTCCAATCATCATTAgcttaatttcatttaaaattgaacatttgaaaaaaaaatatatgataaatatgtattgctaaGGAGTAAAATTTTGaggctgaaatacatgtacggtACATAAGccattcaatgaatatttttcatgGAGTTGTGTAATTCTCAGGAAGACTAATCAATGATATATCATTGTATTTCATTAATAGGCATTTGTCATCATCAAATTACACAACTGTATCTCTTCATCATAATCTATTCTTtcctattttgattttaaaattgttcataaaaCTGCATCAACTTACCTCTGCTTTTGATAGAGAAAAGGTATGACCCAAGTGAAGTCTTCCATTCATATAGGGGTATGGAAAAGTGACAATATATTTTGGTTGGCTAAAAGgcaaataaatattacattaaaataatatgATGTGTCTGTATGAGCAATCTTTTATAATACTCCTTTCTGTTATATCAGGACAATGTATCTCAATAACTACAGTGTTTTCCCCAGAAAATTTTTGATGCATGGGGGGAAGTTTGGCAGCGTTGGTGTGCGGTGCAACGGAACAAAATCACTGCGcgtaatagtacatgtactacaagtTGCGTACTACAATTGATGCATTctcatgaaatctacatcaacaagtattatttcattttatttgtaatacataaatatatagaagacaCTATATTGAATGTATGGaaacatacataattatacatatatatatacatatatactatttAATTGTTCATGTCTGTCATAGTTCTTTAAATCATCCAGCTCTTTCcctcttgtatatgtttattgaatgttttatgttcattggatgttgtatgtcaacagtcttcatgttgccccttgagggcccttaattggttaataaagaaattgaaattgaaattatatttatccTTAATTTTTCTGGTTTTTTCTAGCAAAACTATTGaatagcatttttttaaaaataaattttttcaaGAGGCTTTTacaagaaatatagattcaAAAAGCAGTTCTAACACCttctgttttattcattttccttTTATATATAGAGGAGTTtactttgtgtgtgtgtggggggggggggggggggttacaagaAACAGGCAGAACCATGAAATTACAGCAATCTTGTTTAAACTTATTCTGGACAGTcgacattttttgtttaaatttgggGTTTATATTAAAGTTTCTgtgataatttgataatttaaattaaattaaatttagttACTGTACTATAACTTGGCAGTCAGTCCCTATACATGTGATTCCACAATCATTTTCAGAGGCATACTTTACTGTACTATACGATCTCTCGAGTCATGTGATATCGCTTCCATGTATTACTCGCAgttaactgtattttttttctttattgggTACATTAGctcaagtttccaatatttttacaGCAAATAAACAGTTCAAGCATGTCGCAACCAAGCTAACACCATCGAGTgaacattgtgctatttttagatcttggaaaatccacaacattcgataatggcggATGTGTCAAAGAAGGCACATTTCAGTAAAACTAGAAGTAATCACATCTCTAATTATGCATTCATTACCGATTAATAAACTCActttcaatatatctcaatcatAAGCCAAGTCTTTTAACCGTTAACCACGTGTGCCCCCTTGCCGAGATCGATGTCGAAGTAAGCGACGCTCTCTACGGGTGCAAGcgtttttataaagattgaacGGAATAACGACAATTTTACATCTACTTATCACTGTTAAGATGTGATATAattagaaaaagatattttgctTTATAATAAGTATGCATAGCGGGAAGCATGGCGgcactgtgtgatgcatggcggggGATCTTCAATGCATGGCGGTACCGCCATGCAAAAACGGCCTAGGGAAAACACTGAActaacaaaaagaaaattaccTTAGCTCATCTCCAAACTTTTAAGCCAGTGGATTTATCAAACAGAGAGCTTTATGTGCATGAAAAATTAATCTTTGAAAACCAAATGTGTGCGTGAACTGCAAGGACTCATATGCCCTGCAGAACTTTTTTGAACAATTCACTATAAATGATAATGATGTTTCCTTGACCTTGGTCATTGGCCTTAGATCAGGGTCATGACATACCCTCACCTCACAGCAAACTTTTGTAATTTGTATCaagtcataaaaaaaaatggactaATTTCATACGAGGCTTGTTTAGATCCTGGAAGTGGTGCATCttcttcaaatattttctcCTCCTCCCATTTCTTTTGAACCTTCTGTTCAATCTGTAACAATTCTGTCAGCTTTGCTGTACTTTTTCTCTCCAAGACAGCCATAATAGTTGTATAGACCTATGTTCTAGGTTACTGCAAACATAGAAAGAtgcatattaaatatttttagtctACATAGTATTCTATAATAAGAGCTAGTTCTGAGTacctgtattttgttttaacacACTGTCCTACTCCTAGGTTCTATTTTCCCTCACttattgacaatttaaaaaaaaaagtcatctaGTATTTTGTGATAACCCAGGTATAATGCCATAATGGccaggaaaaaaaaaagatgaaaatttcAACAGACATTTAAAATGTCAGCTGttcataaatcaaaattaaagggAAAATCTAATACACATATTTTGCATCTGTTTGGATGTTCTCATTCTAATTTTTTAACACATAAGCTGGCCTGAGCTGGGTACTTTCATGTCTTCTGCAAAGCATCATTCTAATGGAGTACAGCTGCATATATCTCAAGACATATGCAAGGGGGCATTTTAAGAaagaaattactttattttaaaataaagagtaaaGAATGAATTAATCGTTCATCGTTTTGAAAAATGGCACAATGTGATGCATTAACATACTGGGACAAagtacatgcgcggatctagaggggggggtcgggggggtcccgaccccccctggaaaatgaaaatttattaaatttacatagtaaaattatcgcgaaaatatgccttggaccccccctggcaaacacaattatccttcggaccccccctggaaaaattttctggatccgcgcatgaagtaaataaaatttcattaatggAGGGTTTTGATTTCAACCATATTTTCATTTACTGAGctgaaaacattaatttttctaaGTCACATCTGCTTCAAATAGATAAACTCGTTAAATTacaggattttttttcagaatgatTGAAAGGTATtcattgacaatattttttaaaattctattatGCACGACAGCGTTTTTACCTCTCCGACTTACCACTGAACCAGTGCATGCACTGTACAATATAATAAGGCtggtaaaacaaaaaagaaactaGCAAACTAAACGTTAAGTTTCCAACGAGTACAAAGAAATGTCTGAAATACACAGacttaccaaaaatatttcattcatgaCTATATATGCAATTAAATGATGAAATATGCTTGCAACTTTCTTTCACCTCCTTTTGAGCCACATGGCTGCTATTGTCGTAAATGAAAACGACACGAACCGGGTGTCGTAAAAAGCACGTGCACTTGGAGGAAAATCCGTGGTTTGGATTTACATTCCTACAAAACTCAATAATACAAGAGAATTTTTTAGGAAATAAATGCACTGTAATTACATCTGGTATATGAAATTATTATAAGATTCACGAGAGAGCATGTCGTAAAATGGATCATGGCCCACTTTGATGAGAAAAGTGGTTACATCCCTTGTAAAACGGAGTGGGGACAGTGGTGGCAGACAAACGAAGAAGTCTTCATAGAAATAAACGTGCCCCAGGGAACCCTGGCGAAAGATATCAAGTGTGCATTCGCCCCCAAACACATTAAAATAGCTGTGAAAGGAGAAACAGTCATAGAGGTTGTGAACCATTTACCTGTTTAAGTGCTATCTGTATGTTTtgtttatgattaaaaacaaaacaaatccagaaatactaactttaatataatttgaacactgtcatttaatttcttatttaagaTGTATGTATTCTGATAAGTAATTCATTTGATTATCAAAAGTCACTGATTTCACTTACATACATGTCATTGGCAGATATTGAATCTCAGAAAGTATAATGAGT from Crassostrea angulata isolate pt1a10 chromosome 7, ASM2561291v2, whole genome shotgun sequence includes:
- the LOC128192726 gene encoding leucine--tRNA ligase, cytoplasmic-like, yielding MAVLERKSTAKLTELLQIEQKVQKKWEEEKIFEEDAPLPGSKQASQPKYIVTFPYPYMNGRLHLGHTFSLSKAEFGVGFQRLQGKKCLFPFGLHCSGMPIKASADKLTREMADYGYPPEFPPEKEEGEPEEEKEVTIKDKSKGKKSKLKAKTGGMKYQWQIMKSLGLKDEEIKDFADPAHWLKYFPPHCKEDLRKMGIKVDWRRSFLTTDANPYYDSFVRWQFLRLKERNKIKFGKRHTIFSPKDGQPCMDHDRQSGEGVGPQEYTLIKLKVNEPYPPKLSKLKGSNIFLVAATLRPETMFGQTNVWIRPDMKYVAHRLASGEIFVSTMRAARNMCYQGFCKVEGKVDVVADLIGQDIMGIALSGPLTSYKTIYTLPMLTIKADKGTGVVTSVPSDAPDDFAALRDLKNKQPFREKYGIKSEMVLPYEPVPIIDVPDYGTLSAVTVCERLKIQSQNDRDKLQEAKEQVYLKGFYEGVMIVKGFEGQKVQDVKKPIQQKMIDAGEAVKYMEPEKTVISRSNDECVVALCDQWYLEYGEEKWKQLATKALSQVETYSDDVRKNFLATLDWLHEHACSRSYGLGSRIPWDPQYLVESLSDSTIYMAYYTVAHFLQGGVFDGSGKSPANIKPEQMTPEVWDYVFFKDTPYKNLPVPKATLDKLRAEFEYWYPVDLRVSGKDLVPNHLTYYIYNHVAIWPNDSSKWPKSIRANGHLLLNSEKMSKQTGNFLTLTDAVNKFSADGMRLALSDAGDTVEDSNFVTKMADAGLLRLYTYLEWVKEMIATKDSLRTGPTNTTSDQIFISEINKAILETQHFYEKMLFKEAMRTGFYEFQAFRDKYREYELEGMHKELIFRFIEVQTLMLSPICPHVCEYIWELLGKPRSIMHEKWPVAGPVDEKLIQISQYVTDAAHDFRIRLKQLLTPAKGKKVKLDNATHGTIWIAKTYPPWQNTVLSTLKTLHEQNKGFPDMKVIANAFKDKPELKKYMKKLMPFVQVAKENVEKNGIKALNLTSEFDEVEVMNKFKKYMINTLDLEGIDIKYSDEADDKVKEDCCPGKPFTTFREEPSVAVKLVNPQPMSGLFEIKLPIYEGDDKTKVLTRIMKTDRSKMKDICQIKLLMYEDPIKGPRTIPDMNDIEKGKVVVPDNATFQINVPKETVTIQSNGKKLDPGLTLVYIVNS